The genomic region CCCGCCGCGCGCTGATTTCCAACTCGCCTCCGGTCTGCGGGTTGCGCCCCGTGCGCGTGGCCTTGTCCGCCACTGTGAAGTTCCCGAACCCCGAGAGCTTCACGTTCTCCCCCTCGGCGAGCCGCGCTTTCATCGTCTCGAACACGAGGTCGATCATCTCGGCAGCGCCAGCCCGGGTCGAGGCCAGATGCTCCCACCAGATCCTCTCCATGAGACCCGCCTTGGTCAGGCTCATCGTCACGCTCCTCTCCGGTCAGGTGCCACGTACCGCGTTCACGGCTCCCCCTGAGACGTGGACGAGGGCATGTTCATTCCGTTGGGCGGGCGCGCGGTGTCGTCGTTCAGGGTGCTGGAGTCGATGGACTTGGCCGAGACCTGGCAGAACGCGGGGAGCGTGCAGGTGTCGATTCGGAACAGCGGGCCTCCCGGGGCCGAGGCGTCGATTCGGTTGAGGGTGCCGAACGGGATGGACGGTGTGGGGGTGGGGAGGTCGCTGGCGACGTTGGGGATTCAACTGGCTTAGTAGCGCCTACCGGTAGCGGAACACGTCTAACAGTCCGCGGTCCACGACCAGCCGCCAGAAGAACTCCCATCCGTTCCCCAGACAATCATCAGGATCGCCGAGAAGACCTCGTTCCCAGAGAAGACGAGCAATCCCCCATCCGACGCCCCGGAGAAACAAGGCTTCGAATACCGTGGCCGGTTGGATGGCCATCAATGTATCCCGCGCCTTCCGGCGCACGTAGGGCATCCCCCGCAGATCTTCAACAGTCAGCGGTTTGTCACGCTCGCTTGCGAAGTCTGCTGGAAGGCCACGGGGCCTGGCGTAGATTCCTTCCGGGTCCTCCACAAGGCGTAAGACGACAAGCTGCCTGGTTGTTGCGTACGAAACACCGGGGATGGCGACCGCCTCGCGCAGTGTTCGAGGCTGTTCCTCAACGAGATCCCGACGAGCCTTGCGGCTCAAGCCGGGCAGCCCTTTGAGGTCTTCTTCTGAAATCCGTCTGCGCGTGCCCATCGGTGGGTAGGCTACCGCGTTTCTCCGCGTAGCTCGACAACAAGTAAACAAGGAGGTCGCCATGGCCGTGCTCGTCTGGGGGCTGCTCTACGCCCCGTGGTTCGTCGCACAGGCGTATAGGCGGGATGCCGTCTCCATGCGCGAAGTGAAGCGCGCTCGCAGGACGCTCGCGGAAAAGCACGGGGAGAGTCACTAGCGACCCTCTTGCTCCCCGGGGATCGCGCGTTACGTTTTTTTAATACGTCCTCCCCACGAGCGAGCTGTCACTAAGGGCCAACATCGTCCTGGGAGGACGTCCAACCTTGGAGGCCCCATGCGCGACGATCTCGATTCCTACCTGATCAAAGCCCTCGCCCGCGCCCTCGAACCCGCCGTCTCCGAGGCGGTCAAGCAGTCGGTAGCACGGGCTATCGACCCGACCATCGTCAACCTGATCCAGTACACCGTGGGAAAGGAACTCGAAGGCTCGCTTCGCGTGAACCTGGAACGCACGCTGAAGGACCTGACCAACGAGGCGGCGAAGCGCACCAGCATGACGGACGGGCCCGCGACCCAGCCGCTGCCCTCGGACCGGTTCCTCACCGTCAAGGAGGCGGCCCAGTACCTCTCCATCGGTAAATCGACGCTGTGGCGGCGCGTGAAGAGCGGCGAGTTGCCCTTGTACAAGGTCGGGCAGCGCGCCCGCCGGTTTCGGCTGGAGGACGTCGAGTCGCTGGTGAGGAGGCTGTAGTGCTCGACGCCTTCTTCGCAGCTGCCTTCAACTCGGAGTAGTGGCAGCAAACCGCCCCAAGGTTTTCGAGCCGGCCGAGGCTCACCGTCTTCTGCCCGCCGACCTTTGCATCCAACACCCGCGCCGGGAGAACGAAGAACCTCCACTGCGCGAGGTCGAGCGGGTCGGCAAGCTCCCGGTCCTTCTCCGTGAACAAGCAGAACACGTACACGTTCGCCTGCCGGCCGGCGGGTGCATCGCTCGTGTTCGTCCGCGCGTCCCAGGGCACCTTGGCCGGGGAGATGTTGAACGTGATCTTCGACGGCTGCTTCTGTGCCCAGCTCTGAAGGTAGGCGGCCGACTTCACCTCGACCGCGAGTCCCTCCGGTGTCCGGAGGTCGACGGCAT from Pseudomonadota bacterium harbors:
- a CDS encoding helix-turn-helix domain-containing protein gives rise to the protein MRDDLDSYLIKALARALEPAVSEAVKQSVARAIDPTIVNLIQYTVGKELEGSLRVNLERTLKDLTNEAAKRTSMTDGPATQPLPSDRFLTVKEAAQYLSIGKSTLWRRVKSGELPLYKVGQRARRFRLEDVESLVRRL
- a CDS encoding integration host factor subunit alpha, whose amino-acid sequence is MSLTKAGLMERIWWEHLASTRAGAAEMIDLVFETMKARLAEGENVKLSGFGNFTVADKATRTGRNPQTGGELEISARRVVKFKASQVLKGRVNEQG